The window AGGGAGTGGGATTATCTCTATCTGGGATATTGTcattatcttgaactatatttgttTTAGGCTTGAtgttaattttttcaatattttttaatggaATATGCGAATTTGCAGAATTTAAAGTATGTAAAGAGATATGATGCATAGCAGGTAATATTCTAGGTATAGAAAAGGAATTTCGATTATAAATGgtagaattatcatcaaattggagACAAATTCTTCCGTCTATATAAAAACCACTGAATAATATATTGCTTTAAATGTTGATGAACAAACCATAAAATTacttaataaaaaagatattgataCGTTTAAAAATCagtataattttatgcatattggTTTAGTGCAAATTGTTTTTCAACCTTTAACCTTGAAAGGTCTTCCAGAAATATTTCTAGCTGCATTacgtgatgctagaaatttaaattttagaccattTTCTAGAATGAAAACTAACGAGATGTTCTGTATTATTATGGGGATTTgcttgtttaagtattcctccataaccaATATTAGAAGCATCAGTCTCAACTATTTTTAACCAAGCAGGATTTGCTAAGGTTAAACAAGGTAAAGTCTTGACACGCTTTTTAATCATTTTGACTAGATAAGTGTGAGAAGTCGTCTGAGGTTCTTTATGAttcttttttagtctatcatacaaAGGAGCTAAATCACGAGACAAGTTTTGATAGAAAAgagaaatataattaagacttcctaagaatctttgTAATTGAGTTTTGCCAGCAATAATATTAATAACagattcattatttttcttaacaTATTTGCTATCAGTAGGCTTTGAAGTGCTAGGTTGTGAAGAAGCAAGATCAATAAATTTTTGATGAAGCTTTTCATTTGTcacttcttttaataattctaaagcaCTATCAGCAGTAattgtttgaacatttaaatctaaATCTTTAAATTAGGATTGCAATTTATAAAAAGCATCATCACAATTACAAACATTATTATTATAATCAGTGCAAGCATTAGCATTAGCTTTTTCATGATTCTCATTGTCAGTTGAATCAGGTaattcaacattattttcagaatCAAATTCATATTTATAATCAAATTCAGAACCTGAAGTATGTAACAAACCATAGACCTTATCATGAATCTCATCAGAAAtacctaaggacttgagtttttgaagtttacaatTTGGAGCAATATGACCAAATTAACCACAATTGTAATACTTCATTTTTGCTAAGTCTCTCTTAGACCTATTTTTCATAAATCTAGTAGACTTATGATGGGTTTTTCTAACTTCACGCTCTTCTTTGGATCTATGTCTAGATCTTTTTTTCAATAGGGTTTATCAGGGTCATTGAGTTTTATATGTCTATGACCCCTTTTTCTAGAGGCAGAAGCAGGATTTTCCATTCCAAATTATCCACAGAAATCACCTAATTGGGATCTTTCTTTAAGCCTATCAAGCTTAATTTTTCTAGACAATTTTAACTCATTACAAATTTTTAGACCTTCTTCGGTACAAGCTGCTATAAGCTAACCATAAGTGAAATCCGTCCAAGGAATGGCACCATATTGACCCTTGATAGATTTTTTAACCCTTTCTGCAAAAATAGGTGGAAGACCATCTATGAATCTAGCTTTCCAATGTTCAAATCTAGATTCGGGTAGATCCAAAACACTACTAATGAAAGTATCCTTGTAACATCTGAATTCTCCTAAATGTTTACACCTAAGGCCATTTAAGAGGGTACAAGTATTTTCATGTTGGTTGGTAAATATACCTCCAAATTGTTGAATAATAGTTAGCATAAGTGTATATACAGCATCTTCTCTACGTTCTGGTAATTCGTTACCTAGGTTATCAATACCTGGCAACATATTTTTggcttcaaaaattttatttctttctttgttagAGAGAAAATTGTCCCACCAGCCACAAAGTTGGTCAGTAAAACCTGCAACAATCATTTTGCGTATAGTAGTATTTGTTCGAATAGGGTTACCCTTAGTAGCTTTAGGGATAGAGACTTTTTCAATAGTAGAATACATTAGCATGCGATGGAGTAATATAGATAATTGTATTTTAGATAATCCATCTAAGTTTCATTCATATATATGATCTCCACTATATGACGTGTTTGTCAATGACCACTCTCTTTCTTCTATCAGAACATCTTAAGGAGTTGTCGTGGATAATAGGCAGTTTGCATACGGGGAATATCAGCATATTTTTCCCCGATTGTTTTCTTACCAATCCTCTGAGTTTATTTAACTCTGAGTGGATTTCTGCTCCTATGTTCAAAATTGGAGTGGATTTTATATCTAttaagcataattattttatattatcaatAGTAAAATATTTTACTGTATAGTTACTATCAGTTTGTATTTATAGGAGACTCCTCCTATTGTAGGAGTTTATTGTTGTATATCTATTCTTTAAGTTTAGTTGTAggttattgttatttattgtatttaaattCTGGATGTTGAAGGAATAAATCCATCTTTCGACTCTCTTTATCTGGttttatatggtatcagagcctctaGCCTCTTACGAGTTAGATCCTTTTTCTCTCCTTATCTATGGCTGCACCTCAAGAAATAATCCCTCCAGTTATTATTAACTCTGGTGATGCTACTGCTACCAATAGCAGTGCTTCTACTACTTTACCTATTATTCATGTGGTACAATTCAATCCCGCATCTCAGTTACCTATCAAATTGCAAAGTAATCTCAACTTTTTTCTCTCCAAAAGCGCAACTTGTTATGCTACTCGATGGCCATCATCTCATGGGACATCTTGATGAATCAAAATTGGCACCACCAATGATAGTTACTCAAGATAACCTATGATGTCAAATCCCACCTATCAAATTTGGTTCTCTCAGGACCAACTAATCCAGCAAGCAATGATGGCATCTGTCGATGCCACTATTGTGGCTACTGTTTCCACAGCTCCATCTGCTAAGACTGCCTGGGAACTTCTTCACACGGCTTATGAAAATAAGAGCCACACTCGCATTTTTAGCTTGCGTGACCAATTGCAGAATATCAAGAAAGCCTCTAAATCTATTGCAGAATACTTACAAGAGGTTCGATCTCTTTTTGATGCTCTCAAAGTTACTGGATCACCAGTAACATATGATGAACTTATTGTCAAGATTCTAAGCGAACTGGGCCTGGAGTATCGTGAAATCTCTGCTGCTATAAAAGCAAGAGACTCTTCATTGAGTTTTGAAGAATTATTTCACAAGCTCACCGATCATGAGTTTTTCCTCAAGCACCAAGATCTCGAGAAGTCATCCTCTACTATCATAGCTGTTATAGCATAAAAGACAAACATACCATACCAT of the Capsicum annuum cultivar UCD-10X-F1 chromosome 11, UCD10Xv1.1, whole genome shotgun sequence genome contains:
- the LOC124888926 gene encoding uncharacterized protein LOC124888926, which gives rise to MAAPQEIIPPVIINSGDATATNSSASTTLPIIHVDQLIQQAMMASVDATIVATVSTAPSAKTAWELLHTAYENKSHTRIFSLRDQLQNIKKASKSIAEYLQEVRSLFDALKVTGSPVTYDELIVKILSELGLEYREISAAIKARDSSLSFEELFHKLTDHEFFLKHQDLEKSSSTIIAVIA